In one Paenibacillus sp. JQZ6Y-1 genomic region, the following are encoded:
- a CDS encoding helix-turn-helix domain-containing protein → MPKSLSIRSIVEQEIQSKGYNLSQFSQISGMNRGTLSLILNGNPSKMPSIPQMDKIAEALGYEQGWLYELYLKECFDREVPHWRRLKNFLYRCLQLGKDHMIQQVLDRVLEDSNQTGAIFDAAEEWYEEGYREQLLPLYQCVIIHERYRHAERLAVSHYRIFRLSQSENFENNLRAAIAFEPYRNELPIGFRLDGLLKLANIYYNQHMWEKVEFFADELRELATAAYENRIHMDENKDGERGIKMERHLVVYYGHGFLLKGNALEEQQRYQEALTYIEGYKDLSWFQDLNEIGIKEVKKFKEFSIANELNLAILTGDISQLDNYVDFLSKNKMELLPGLLTIVTSANKHNFEIDHILTFFEKELLNFESNKLFSESYYDKNFDLDHYTDLCFHLGIYFLEKNDYTKAINNIIISLEISQTIRKHKHVINGLALLHFLRSLLDSKQHERYDLIVKGMLANEEIIPTHFIPNVNHNNDT, encoded by the coding sequence ATGCCCAAAAGCCTTAGCATTCGTTCCATTGTGGAACAGGAAATTCAGAGCAAAGGATATAATCTGAGCCAGTTCAGCCAGATTTCCGGTATGAACCGTGGCACCCTGAGCCTGATCCTGAACGGCAATCCATCCAAAATGCCCTCCATCCCGCAAATGGACAAAATAGCAGAAGCGCTCGGCTATGAGCAGGGCTGGCTGTATGAACTGTATTTGAAGGAATGCTTTGACCGGGAAGTCCCGCATTGGAGAAGGCTCAAAAACTTTCTGTATCGCTGCCTGCAACTAGGCAAAGATCATATGATCCAGCAGGTGCTTGATCGCGTGCTGGAGGACTCCAACCAGACAGGCGCTATTTTTGACGCGGCTGAAGAGTGGTATGAAGAAGGCTATCGCGAACAGCTTCTACCACTGTATCAGTGTGTGATCATTCATGAGCGCTATCGTCATGCAGAACGCCTTGCAGTGAGCCATTATCGCATTTTCCGCCTGAGCCAGAGCGAGAATTTTGAAAACAATCTACGCGCTGCTATCGCCTTTGAACCGTATCGGAATGAATTGCCAATTGGGTTTCGATTGGATGGTTTGTTGAAGTTGGCGAATATTTACTACAATCAGCATATGTGGGAAAAAGTAGAATTCTTCGCGGATGAATTGCGGGAATTAGCAACGGCGGCATACGAGAATCGGATTCATATGGATGAGAATAAAGATGGCGAACGTGGTATAAAAATGGAGCGACACTTGGTTGTTTATTATGGACATGGGTTTTTACTTAAAGGTAATGCATTGGAAGAACAACAACGTTATCAAGAAGCATTGACTTATATAGAAGGTTATAAGGATTTGTCATGGTTTCAAGATTTAAATGAAATTGGTATAAAAGAAGTTAAAAAATTCAAAGAATTCTCAATAGCTAACGAATTAAATTTAGCAATATTGACTGGTGATATTTCTCAATTGGACAACTATGTTGATTTCTTATCAAAAAATAAAATGGAACTACTACCTGGCTTACTAACAATCGTCACTTCAGCTAATAAGCATAATTTTGAAATAGATCATATTCTGACATTTTTTGAAAAGGAACTTCTCAATTTTGAATCTAATAAATTGTTCTCAGAGAGCTATTATGATAAAAATTTTGATCTGGATCATTATACAGATCTTTGTTTTCATTTAGGAATATATTTTTTGGAAAAAAACGACTATACGAAAGCAATAAATAATATTATTATTAGCTTAGAAATATCACAGACGATCAGGAAGCATAAACATGTAATCAATGGATTAGCGCTTCTTCATTTTCTTCGATCTTTGTTGGACTCTAAACAACATGAGAGATATGATCTTATAGTGAAAGGAATGTTAGCAAATGAAGAAATCATTCCTACCCATTTTATCCCTAATGTTAATCACAATAACGATACTTAG
- a CDS encoding pyrimidine-nucleoside phosphorylase — MRMVDLIEKKRDGKELSTEEINFIIQGYTEGDIPDYQVSAFAMATFFKDMSDRERADLTMAMVNSGETIDLSAIEGVKVDKHSTGGVGDTTTLVLAPLVAALDIPVAKMSGRGLGHTGGTVDKLESVEGFHVEITKDEFIKLVNENKIAVIGQSGNLTPADKKLYALRDVTATVNSIPLIASSIMSKKIAAGADAIVLDVKTGAGAFMKTPEAAKELAHAMVSIGNNVGRKTMAVISDMSQPLGLAIGNSLEIQEAIDTLKGQGPKDLEELCYALGSQMVYLAGKADSLEDAKVKLQEVIQNGKALEKFKLFLSSQGGDASVVDHPERLPQAQFHIELPAKQDGVVAELVADEIGTAAMLLGAGRATKESEIDLAVGLMLNKKVGDTVKAGESLVTIHANRENVDDVKAKLYDSIRIADHADAPTLVYGTVTE, encoded by the coding sequence ATGAGAATGGTAGACCTGATTGAGAAAAAGCGTGATGGCAAAGAACTGAGCACCGAAGAAATCAACTTCATTATCCAAGGATACACCGAAGGCGATATTCCAGATTATCAAGTAAGCGCCTTTGCTATGGCGACGTTCTTCAAAGATATGTCAGACCGCGAGCGTGCCGATCTGACGATGGCAATGGTAAACTCCGGTGAAACCATTGACCTGTCCGCTATCGAAGGTGTAAAAGTCGACAAGCACTCCACAGGCGGTGTAGGCGACACTACAACTCTCGTACTGGCTCCACTCGTAGCAGCACTGGATATTCCGGTTGCTAAAATGTCCGGTCGCGGTCTCGGTCACACAGGCGGTACAGTAGATAAACTGGAATCCGTTGAAGGCTTCCACGTGGAAATCACCAAAGACGAGTTCATCAAGCTGGTTAACGAAAACAAAATCGCTGTTATCGGTCAAAGCGGCAACCTGACTCCAGCAGACAAAAAGCTGTATGCACTGCGTGACGTTACAGCAACCGTGAATTCCATTCCGCTGATCGCTAGCTCCATCATGAGTAAAAAGATCGCTGCTGGTGCAGACGCAATCGTACTGGACGTAAAAACCGGTGCAGGTGCATTTATGAAAACACCAGAAGCAGCCAAAGAACTGGCACACGCGATGGTTAGCATCGGTAACAATGTCGGTCGCAAAACGATGGCAGTCATCTCCGATATGAGTCAGCCTCTTGGTCTGGCAATCGGTAACTCGCTGGAAATTCAAGAAGCGATTGACACTTTGAAAGGTCAAGGACCTAAAGATCTGGAAGAACTGTGCTACGCACTGGGCAGCCAAATGGTGTATCTGGCAGGGAAAGCCGATTCACTAGAAGATGCCAAAGTGAAGCTGCAAGAAGTGATCCAGAACGGGAAAGCACTGGAGAAATTCAAACTGTTCCTGTCTAGCCAAGGCGGCGACGCTTCGGTTGTAGACCACCCAGAACGTCTGCCACAGGCACAATTCCATATCGAGCTGCCAGCTAAACAAGACGGCGTTGTCGCTGAACTGGTAGCCGACGAGATCGGTACAGCAGCGATGCTGCTGGGCGCAGGTCGCGCAACGAAGGAATCCGAGATCGATCTGGCAGTAGGTCTGATGCTGAACAAAAAAGTAGGCGATACGGTGAAAGCAGGCGAATCACTCGTAACGATTCACGCCAATCGCGAAAATGTAGACGATGTAAAAGCGAAGCTGTATGACAGCATCCGCATCGCCGATCACGCTGACGCTCCAACACTCGTGTATGGTACGGTAACGGAGTAA
- the deoD gene encoding purine-nucleoside phosphorylase, with the protein MSVHIGAKPGDIAETILLPGDPLRAKYIADTYLEDVTCYNEVRGMLGFTGTYKGQRISVQGTGMGLPSISIYVNELISEYGVKNLIRVGTCGGMQEHVRVRDVILAQAASTDSSMNNHIFGNYTFAPVASFPLLKAAYDRGVEKGLNLHVGNIFSSDSFYRDDKTITGRLMEYGVLGVEMETSALYTIAAKFGVNALTILTVSDHLLTGEETTSEERQTTFNEMMEVALDAAISL; encoded by the coding sequence ATGAGCGTTCATATTGGAGCTAAACCCGGCGATATCGCCGAAACGATCCTGCTGCCCGGCGATCCGCTGCGTGCAAAATACATCGCCGATACGTATCTGGAGGATGTAACCTGTTACAACGAAGTACGCGGTATGCTCGGCTTTACCGGTACGTACAAAGGGCAACGCATTTCCGTACAAGGAACAGGAATGGGTCTGCCATCGATCAGCATTTATGTGAACGAGCTGATCAGCGAATATGGCGTCAAAAACCTGATCCGCGTTGGTACTTGCGGTGGGATGCAGGAGCATGTGCGTGTGCGCGATGTGATTCTGGCACAAGCAGCAAGCACCGATTCCAGCATGAATAACCACATTTTTGGTAACTACACCTTTGCACCTGTTGCCAGCTTCCCGCTGCTGAAGGCTGCTTACGATCGCGGCGTAGAAAAAGGTCTAAACCTGCACGTCGGCAACATTTTCAGTTCCGATTCGTTCTATCGTGATGATAAAACGATCACAGGTCGCCTGATGGAATACGGCGTACTGGGCGTAGAGATGGAAACGAGCGCGCTGTACACCATTGCTGCCAAATTTGGCGTCAATGCACTGACGATCCTGACGGTGAGTGATCACCTGCTGACAGGCGAAGAAACCACATCCGAAGAGCGTCAAACGACCTTCAACGAGATGATGGAAGTAGCACTGGACGCAGCGATCTCGCTGTAA
- the deoC gene encoding deoxyribose-phosphate aldolase: MNVAKLIDHTLLKADATQAEVAKLVEEAKKYEFASVCVNPTWVSFCAEQLKGTGVDVCTVIGFPLGANTPEVKAFEASNAIANGATEVDMVINIGALKDGNNELVERDIRAVVDAAKGKALVKVIIETCLLTDEEKVRASELSVKAGTDFVKTSTGFSTGGATPEDVALMRKTVGPDIGVKASGGVRSEEDLNAMVAAGATRIGASSGVKIMEGGQSTSSY; encoded by the coding sequence ATGAATGTGGCAAAGCTGATCGATCACACGCTGCTCAAGGCAGACGCGACGCAAGCGGAAGTTGCGAAGCTGGTAGAAGAAGCGAAGAAATACGAGTTTGCATCTGTATGTGTGAATCCAACATGGGTATCCTTTTGCGCGGAACAACTGAAAGGTACAGGCGTGGATGTATGTACAGTAATCGGTTTCCCTCTGGGAGCGAACACACCAGAAGTAAAAGCATTCGAAGCTTCGAACGCGATCGCGAACGGTGCAACTGAAGTCGATATGGTCATCAATATCGGCGCACTGAAAGACGGCAACAACGAGCTGGTTGAACGTGATATCCGTGCTGTTGTCGACGCAGCCAAAGGCAAAGCACTGGTAAAAGTGATCATCGAAACTTGTTTGCTGACAGATGAGGAGAAAGTACGTGCTTCCGAACTGTCTGTCAAAGCTGGCACTGATTTCGTGAAAACGTCAACTGGATTCTCTACTGGCGGTGCAACTCCAGAAGATGTAGCTCTGATGCGCAAAACCGTAGGTCCTGACATCGGCGTGAAAGCTTCCGGCGGCGTACGCAGCGAAGAAGATCTGAATGCCATGGTAGCCGCAGGCGCAACCCGCATTGGCGCAAGCTCCGGCGTGAAAATCATGGAAGGCGGCCAGTCCACTTCTTCCTATTAA
- a CDS encoding FIST signal transduction protein, which translates to MQSLYFTSTIQAKEYIQAHPESGIVLFAGVEKIQELSTVATANTVLCSTAGEYTSEGFREGVISGFAYPPQLAQAIEIQSPAILSINELQAGYNKVRNNRNAFMFILYDGLSAQEESVMTTLFFIKDDFTVIGGSSGDYVKFQETAIYMGGKRVHGVAMYFDYPKRTQMVKENLYFSSKKRLLVTDADPLKRIVYSFNNRPATEAYADALGIPEHQLEQAFMNYPLGKVIKQDTYITSPMKVNPDRSITFYAQVAPNTFMDVLQPSDIEECFQDTLDQLQFKPSFIFSLHCILRSLKFKSENTWKRLDDKLLSVCQNQAGFISYGEQIHNKHFNQTMVLLAFE; encoded by the coding sequence ATGCAGTCATTGTATTTTACAAGTACGATTCAGGCGAAGGAATATATACAGGCTCATCCTGAGAGCGGTATTGTATTGTTCGCTGGTGTAGAAAAGATTCAAGAACTGAGCACCGTTGCTACTGCGAATACTGTACTTTGCTCCACAGCAGGTGAATATACATCGGAGGGATTCCGCGAAGGGGTTATTAGCGGCTTCGCGTATCCACCGCAATTGGCACAAGCAATTGAAATTCAGTCTCCTGCTATTCTGAGCATTAACGAATTGCAGGCAGGCTACAATAAGGTGCGTAACAATCGCAACGCCTTTATGTTTATTTTGTATGATGGATTGTCCGCACAGGAAGAGAGCGTGATGACCACACTGTTCTTTATTAAGGACGATTTTACCGTTATTGGTGGTAGCTCCGGCGATTATGTAAAGTTTCAAGAAACAGCGATCTATATGGGCGGCAAGCGAGTACACGGGGTCGCGATGTATTTTGACTATCCGAAGCGTACGCAGATGGTCAAAGAGAACCTGTATTTCTCCAGTAAAAAGCGTCTGCTCGTTACCGATGCTGATCCGCTCAAACGGATTGTATACAGCTTCAACAATCGTCCGGCAACAGAGGCATATGCTGACGCGCTCGGCATTCCAGAACATCAGCTAGAGCAAGCGTTTATGAATTATCCGCTTGGCAAGGTGATTAAGCAGGATACGTATATTACGTCGCCGATGAAGGTCAATCCAGATCGCTCGATTACCTTTTATGCACAGGTAGCGCCGAATACATTTATGGATGTGCTACAGCCGTCAGATATTGAGGAGTGTTTTCAGGATACGCTGGATCAGCTGCAATTTAAGCCAAGCTTTATTTTCTCACTGCACTGCATTTTGCGTAGTTTGAAATTCAAAAGCGAGAATACGTGGAAACGTCTGGACGATAAGCTGCTGAGTGTTTGCCAAAATCAAGCAGGCTTTATCAGCTATGGCGAACAGATTCACAATAAACATTTCAATCAGACGATGGTGCTGTTGGCATTTGAATAG
- a CDS encoding RICIN domain-containing protein — protein sequence MTKTLRRFSTLLALTLLLQTLGSLLIPAQEVSAAPVTITNGIQFKYTNGDIVHAHGGGMIKVSGYYYWFGENRNTNGTFKAVSVYRSADLKNWEFRNNVLTSSSASELNVSNIERPKVIYNSSTKKYVLWMHKENGSDYGEARVAVATSDTVDGNYAYQGSFRPLGYDSRDMTVYNDNGTAYLISATKVNADLNIYKLTPDFLGVDSLVTTLWPGQYREAPAMFKKDGVYFLITSGATGWNPNQAKYATASSITGTWSGLSNFADNTTYGSQSAYVVPVEGSQTTSYLYMGDRWAGAWSGPVQDSKYVWLPLSFPSATSLAMNWYGSITVDTATGTITGNNITDSWDANASYQIISRKSNKLLGVIGDATANGTDLEQRASGGAASQQWQITDAGGGYYKLINRTTGKLIGVESGNTADGTVIEQWTDGGWSSQQWQLVSVGGGYYKLKNRATGKLIDISDQSTADGAKAIQWTDNGGTNQHFQIVKVN from the coding sequence ATGACGAAAACGCTTCGCCGTTTCAGCACCTTGCTTGCCCTAACGCTGCTGCTACAAACATTGGGCAGTCTGCTCATTCCCGCACAGGAGGTATCCGCAGCACCCGTGACCATTACCAACGGCATTCAATTTAAATATACGAATGGCGATATTGTGCATGCGCATGGCGGCGGTATGATCAAAGTCAGCGGCTACTACTACTGGTTCGGTGAGAATCGCAACACCAACGGCACATTCAAAGCCGTATCCGTCTACCGCTCCGCCGATCTAAAAAATTGGGAATTCCGCAACAATGTACTGACCAGCAGCTCGGCATCTGAACTGAATGTATCCAATATCGAGCGTCCCAAAGTCATCTATAACAGTTCCACCAAAAAGTACGTACTGTGGATGCACAAGGAAAATGGTTCCGATTACGGGGAAGCCCGTGTGGCAGTAGCTACATCGGATACCGTTGACGGCAATTACGCCTACCAAGGCAGCTTCCGTCCTCTTGGCTATGATTCCCGTGATATGACTGTTTACAATGATAATGGCACTGCTTACCTGATCTCCGCGACCAAAGTGAACGCCGATCTGAATATCTACAAGCTGACTCCCGACTTCCTAGGCGTCGATTCGCTCGTGACTACCCTGTGGCCAGGACAATATCGTGAAGCCCCTGCCATGTTTAAAAAAGATGGCGTCTACTTCCTGATCACCTCCGGCGCAACTGGCTGGAACCCGAATCAGGCAAAATACGCAACCGCCAGCAGCATTACTGGCACATGGAGCGGCTTGAGTAACTTTGCCGATAATACCACCTACGGCTCCCAATCCGCCTATGTTGTACCAGTAGAAGGATCACAAACCACCTCGTATCTGTATATGGGCGACCGCTGGGCAGGCGCATGGAGCGGCCCTGTTCAGGATTCCAAATACGTCTGGCTGCCGCTTAGCTTCCCAAGTGCCACTAGTCTGGCAATGAACTGGTACGGCAGCATTACTGTCGATACTGCGACTGGAACCATTACTGGCAACAACATCACCGATAGCTGGGATGCCAACGCCTCCTACCAGATCATCAGCCGTAAAAGCAATAAACTACTCGGCGTCATCGGCGACGCAACCGCCAACGGCACCGACCTCGAACAACGCGCCAGCGGCGGAGCAGCTAGCCAACAATGGCAAATCACCGATGCAGGCGGCGGCTACTACAAACTCATCAACCGCACCACTGGCAAACTGATCGGTGTGGAGAGCGGCAACACCGCCGACGGCACAGTGATTGAGCAATGGACGGACGGCGGTTGGTCAAGCCAACAATGGCAACTGGTTAGCGTCGGCGGAGGATATTACAAACTCAAAAATCGCGCAACTGGCAAACTGATCGACATTTCCGACCAATCCACCGCAGATGGAGCAAAAGCGATCCAGTGGACGGATAATGGTGGGACGAATCAGCATTTTCAAATTGTGAAGGTGAATTGA
- a CDS encoding cytidine deaminase — MNLLGKAVECMKEQLIQAAIEARNHAYVPYSHFQVGAALLTDDGKVYGGANIENASYGLTNCAERTAIFKAASEGVRKIQAIAIVADTDGPVSPCGACRQVIAEFSDEHTRIYLTNLHGDVSEWSIGEILPGYFQAKDMDKG, encoded by the coding sequence ATGAATCTACTCGGAAAGGCCGTGGAATGTATGAAAGAACAACTGATTCAAGCGGCAATTGAAGCGCGCAACCATGCGTATGTACCTTACTCTCATTTTCAGGTAGGTGCTGCACTGCTAACCGACGATGGCAAAGTGTACGGTGGAGCCAACATTGAGAACGCATCCTACGGACTGACGAACTGCGCAGAACGTACCGCCATTTTCAAAGCAGCTTCGGAAGGCGTGCGCAAGATTCAAGCGATTGCGATTGTAGCCGATACCGATGGACCGGTTTCCCCTTGTGGTGCATGTCGTCAGGTCATCGCCGAATTTAGCGATGAGCATACACGCATTTACTTGACCAATCTGCATGGCGATGTGAGCGAGTGGAGTATCGGGGAGATTTTGCCAGGGTATTTCCAGGCAAAGGATATGGATAAAGGCTGA
- a CDS encoding aspartyl-phosphate phosphatase Spo0E family protein: MIGCLQRIEQERQELHNLVEQFGFSDLRVLVKSQQLDQTLNEYNQYRVTYNAMQQL; this comes from the coding sequence ATGATCGGCTGTTTGCAGCGCATTGAACAAGAACGTCAAGAATTGCATAATTTGGTGGAGCAATTTGGTTTTTCAGATCTTCGAGTACTCGTAAAGTCGCAGCAACTGGATCAAACACTGAACGAATACAACCAATATCGTGTAACGTATAATGCTATGCAGCAGCTTTAG
- a CDS encoding NupC/NupG family nucleoside CNT transporter has product MKYIIAIIGILIVFGLAYIASNDRKNIRYRPLITMIVLQIVLTFVLLYTTAGATLIGGFSAVFNHLLGYAAQGTDFVFGGFAYKEGSTPFFISVLMPIVFISALIGILQYIKVLPFIIRYIGLVLSKINGMGKLESYNAVASAILGQSEVFISVKKQIGLLPKHRLYTLCASAMSTVSMSIVGSYMTMLQPRYVVTALVLNLFGGFIIASIINPYRVTKEDDILEVQEEEKQTFFEMLGEYIMDGFKVAIVVAAMLIGFVALIAMINGLFDLIFGISFQELLGYVFAPLAFIMGVPWADAVTAGSLMATKLVSNEFVAMLDLGKHTEMSARAVGIVSVFLVSFANFSSIGIISGAVKGLHEKKGNEVAKFGLKLLYGATLVSVLSATIAGLFL; this is encoded by the coding sequence ATGAAGTATATTATCGCTATTATCGGTATTCTGATTGTTTTCGGTCTGGCTTATATCGCTAGTAATGACCGCAAAAATATCCGTTACCGTCCACTGATCACCATGATCGTTTTGCAGATTGTTTTGACGTTTGTACTGCTGTATACGACAGCTGGCGCAACATTGATTGGTGGATTCTCAGCTGTGTTTAATCACTTGCTCGGTTATGCTGCACAGGGTACAGACTTTGTATTCGGCGGTTTTGCTTATAAGGAAGGTTCCACTCCATTCTTTATCAGCGTATTGATGCCGATCGTATTCATTTCTGCGCTGATCGGAATTTTGCAGTATATCAAAGTGCTTCCTTTTATTATCCGTTACATCGGTCTTGTACTGAGCAAGATCAATGGTATGGGTAAGCTGGAATCGTACAATGCGGTTGCATCCGCGATTCTGGGTCAATCCGAAGTATTCATTTCCGTTAAAAAACAAATCGGTTTGCTGCCGAAGCACCGTCTGTACACGCTGTGTGCATCGGCGATGTCGACCGTTTCCATGTCTATTGTTGGTTCGTACATGACGATGCTGCAACCGCGTTATGTGGTCACAGCATTGGTGCTCAACCTGTTCGGCGGTTTTATCATCGCTTCGATCATTAATCCGTACCGTGTTACCAAAGAAGACGATATACTGGAAGTGCAGGAAGAAGAGAAGCAAACCTTCTTCGAAATGCTGGGCGAGTATATTATGGATGGATTCAAAGTTGCGATTGTCGTGGCAGCGATGTTGATCGGTTTTGTCGCATTGATTGCTATGATTAATGGCTTGTTCGATCTGATCTTCGGCATCAGCTTCCAAGAGCTGCTTGGTTATGTATTTGCACCGTTGGCGTTCATTATGGGCGTGCCGTGGGCAGATGCTGTTACCGCAGGTAGCCTGATGGCAACCAAGCTCGTATCCAACGAGTTCGTCGCTATGCTGGATCTGGGCAAACACACCGAAATGAGCGCACGCGCCGTCGGTATCGTATCCGTCTTCCTCGTATCGTTTGCCAACTTCTCGTCGATCGGTATCATTTCCGGTGCCGTAAAAGGTCTGCATGAGAAAAAAGGAAACGAAGTTGCAAAGTTTGGTCTGAAGCTGCTGTATGGTGCAACCTTGGTCAGCGTATTGTCCGCAACCATTGCTGGTCTGTTCCTGTAA
- the deoB gene encoding phosphopentomutase, translating into MMTPFKRVHLIVMDSVGIGEAPDAAEFGDVNVDTFGHIARENGGLNMPNMAKLGLSNIREIQGVPVADKPLGYYTKMQEASRGKDTMTGHWEIMGLYIDTPFRVFPDGFPDELIQRIEEKTGRKVIGNKPASGTEIIDELGEEHVNTGALIIYTSADSVLQIAAHEEIVPLKELYEICEFCREITLDDPYMLGRIIARPFVGEPGKFTRTSNRHDYALKPFGPTTMNALQDAGLDVIAIGKISDIYDGEGVTESIRTKSNMDGMDQLVQVAGKPFHGLSFLNLVDFDALFGHRRDPKGYADALEEYDARLPEVFDKMDEDDLLLITADHGNDPTYTGTDHTREYVPLIAYSKRFKDGGKELPLRTTFADIAATVAENFDVTKPEYGTSFLSDLK; encoded by the coding sequence ATCATGACACCATTCAAACGCGTACATCTGATCGTCATGGACTCTGTCGGTATCGGTGAAGCACCGGATGCCGCCGAGTTTGGCGATGTGAACGTTGATACATTTGGGCATATTGCCCGCGAAAATGGCGGTCTGAATATGCCCAACATGGCAAAACTCGGACTGTCCAATATCCGCGAGATTCAAGGTGTACCGGTAGCTGACAAGCCACTGGGCTATTACACCAAAATGCAGGAGGCTTCTCGTGGTAAGGATACCATGACTGGACACTGGGAGATCATGGGTCTGTATATCGATACCCCGTTCCGCGTCTTTCCAGACGGATTCCCAGATGAGCTGATCCAGCGCATCGAGGAGAAAACCGGACGCAAGGTGATTGGTAACAAACCAGCAAGCGGTACGGAAATTATCGACGAGCTGGGCGAGGAGCATGTGAATACCGGTGCGCTGATCATTTACACATCCGCGGATTCCGTGCTGCAAATCGCTGCTCACGAAGAGATCGTACCGCTCAAAGAATTGTACGAAATCTGTGAGTTCTGTCGCGAGATCACACTGGATGACCCGTATATGCTGGGACGCATCATTGCACGTCCATTCGTTGGCGAACCGGGCAAATTCACCCGTACATCCAACCGTCATGACTACGCCTTGAAGCCGTTCGGTCCAACAACGATGAACGCGCTGCAAGATGCTGGTCTGGACGTTATTGCTATCGGTAAAATCTCCGACATTTACGATGGCGAAGGCGTAACCGAGTCGATTCGTACGAAGTCCAATATGGATGGTATGGATCAATTGGTACAAGTAGCAGGCAAGCCGTTCCATGGATTGAGCTTCCTGAATCTGGTCGACTTTGATGCGCTGTTTGGACATCGCCGCGATCCAAAAGGATATGCGGATGCACTGGAAGAATATGATGCACGTCTGCCGGAAGTATTCGACAAGATGGACGAAGATGATCTGCTGCTCATTACAGCGGATCATGGGAATGATCCAACCTATACCGGAACTGATCACACCCGTGAATACGTACCACTGATTGCCTACTCCAAACGCTTCAAAGACGGAGGCAAAGAATTGCCACTGCGCACAACGTTTGCCGACATCGCTGCAACCGTAGCAGAGAACTTTGATGTGACCAAACCGGAGTATGGTACCAGCTTCCTGTCTGACCTGAAATAA